In the Silurus meridionalis isolate SWU-2019-XX chromosome 6, ASM1480568v1, whole genome shotgun sequence genome, one interval contains:
- the bmp15 gene encoding bone morphogenetic protein 15, translating into MKAACSQGFLRLCVLSCCFLLLPAFTCAADKMAFSPSHLGVLATVQGRRKSHPKQRNPNSNAFLNKQTEDQSLQFMWSLYRKAANVDGRPKQRKLFGSNTVRLIRASVTGKRFYSSPNDLLYTYTVQYELENLPLSKLNRASFIHLRSPVASYPLFLCEARVSSSSSSSSERTNNTDVVILGPQSMWTESDATSHMSLLRGSLFVLYVQYKCWESGPVHSVARHRTRKRQFPPQNHLRAPALLLFLEEEGHSMAWAKYAKATPHSGSRSRRSKEIGSIGSDIPNYKRSKNGVGKNQCKLHSYRVTFRDLGWDHWIIAPPMYNPRYCMGDCPRILHYGYNSPNHAIVQTVISELGVADIPLPSCVPYKYKPISVLMMEKNGSIVYKEYEDMIAESCTCR; encoded by the exons ATGAAGGCCGCCTGCAGTCAGGGTTTCCTCAGACTTTGCGTACTCTCGTGTTGCTTTCTGCTGTTGCCCGCGTTCACGTGCGCGGCGGACAAAATGGCCTTTTCCCCGTCGCACCTCGGGGTGCTGGCTACAGTACAGGGTCGCCGAAAAAGCCACCCCAAACAGAGGAACCCGAACAGTAACgcgtttttaaataaacagacgGAGGACCAAAGTCTGCAGTTCATGTGGAGTCTGTATAGGAAAGCGGCCAATGTAGACGGCAGGCCGAAACAACGCAAATTGTTTGGGTCGAACACCGTCAGGTTGATTCGTGCATCAGTCACCGGCAAGCGCTTCTATTCCTCACCAAATG ACCTGCTGTATACTTACACTGTGCAATATGAACTGGAAAATCTTCCACTAAGCAAACTAAACCGGGCATCTTTTATTCACCTGAGGTCACCGGTGGCATCATACCCTCTGTTTCTGTGTGAAGCCAGAgtctcatcttcctcctcatcctcatcagaGCGTACTAACAACACGGATGTTGTCATCCTGGGCCCTCAAAGCATGTGGACTGAATCGGATGCTACGTCCCACATGTCTTTGCTTCGAGGCAGCCTATTTGTCCTCTATGTTCAGTACAAGTGTTGGGAATCTGGCCCGGTTCATTCTGTTGCGAGACACAGGACACGCAAGCGACAGTTCCCACCGCAAAACCACTTGAGAGCCCCTGCCTTGCTTCTCTTCTTGGAGGAAGAGGGACATTCTATGGCATGGGCAAAGTATGCTAAAGCCACCCCTCACTCTGGCTCAAGGTCACGCCGCTCTAAAGAAATCGGCAGCATCGGATCTGACATTCCCAACTACAAGCGGTCCAAGAACGGTGTCGGCAAGAACCAGTGCAAGCTCCACTCATACCGTGTAACCTTTCGTGATCTCGGGTGGGACCACTGGATCATCGCTCCCCCTATGTACAACCCTCGCTACTGCATGGGCGACTGCCCACGCATCCTGCACTACGGCTACAACTCGCCCAACCACGCCATTGTCCAGACTGTCATCAGTGAGCTTGGTGTTGCTGACATCCCTCTGCCATCCTGTGTGCCTTACAAATACAAACCTATTAGCGTTCTGATGATGGAAAAGAACGGCAGCATTGTCTACAAAGAATATGAGGACATGATTGCAGAATCCTGCACTTGTAGATGA